A single Nicotiana tabacum cultivar K326 chromosome 5, ASM71507v2, whole genome shotgun sequence DNA region contains:
- the LOC107765492 gene encoding ankyrin repeat-containing protein NPR4-like isoform X2, which yields MLKHLDLQIASLVANNGYDAFQVAAKQGHLEVLKELLHLFPNLIMATDSSNSTALHTAAAQGHTDVVNMLLEIDSNLAKIARNNGKTVLHTAARMGRLEIVKSLLSKDPEIGLRTDSKGQSALHMAVKGQNVDIVHELIKPNPAVLALEDNKGNRALHIATKKGRAQMVQCLISSECIDLNATNKAGETALDIAEKFGMPELVSILKVAGATHSKDHGKPPSNAKQLKQTVSDIRHDVQSQLQQSRQTGFKVRKIAKKVKKLHISGLNNAINNATVVAVLIATVAFAAIFTVPGQYVEEKTDGFSLGEAHVAEKAAFIIFFLFDSMALFISIAVVVVQTSLVVIEPRAKKLLVFWINRLMWAACLFISVSFISLSYVVVGSKERWLAIYATATGSIIMLTTIGSMCYCVVRHRLEESKMRSIRSAGTHSHSYAMSVASDTELYAENYKRMYAV from the exons ATGTTGAAACATTTGGACCTTCAAATTGCTTCTCTTGTTGCAAATAATGGCTATGATGCTTTCCAAGTTGCAGCAAAGCAAGGTCATCTTG AGGTACTGAAGGAACTATTGCATTTATTTCCAAACCTGATTATGGCGACAGATTCATCCAATTCTACAGCCTTACATACAGCAGCTGCTCAGGGACACACTGATGTCGTAAATATGCTTCTGGAGATTGATTCGAACCTTGCTAAGATAGCTCGGAACAATGGAAAGACTGTGCTGCATACAGCAGCAAGAATGGGCCGCTTGGAAATAGTTAAATCGCTTCTGAGCAAAGATCCTGAGATTGGCCTTAGAACAGATAGTAAAGGCCAAAGTGCCCTGCACATGGCTGTAAAGGGACAAAATGTTGACATTGTGCACGAATTAATCAAACCAAATCCTGCAGTATTGGCTTTGGAAGATAACAAAGGAAACAGAGCTCTTCATATTGCAACAAAAAAGGGACGGGCACAG ATGGTACAGTGTCTGATATCAAGTGAATGCATCGATCTGAATGCCACTAATAAAGCTGGAGAAACGGCTCTTGATATTGCAGAAAAGTTTGGAATGCCAGAGCTTGTTTCCATTTTGAAGGTGGCCGGAGCTACCCATTCCAAAGATCACGGAAAGCCTCCAAGTAACGCTAAGCAACTCAAGCAGACTGTCAGTGATATAAGACATGATGTGCAGTCCCAACTCCAACAAAGTCGACAGACAGGCTTCAAAGTACGGAAAATTGCAAAGAAGGTGAAGAAGCTCCATATTAGTGGTCTCAACAATGCCATCAACAATGCTACAGTGGTCGCTGTCCTTATTGCTACCGTAGCTTTTGCTGCCATCTTCACCGTGCCTGGTCAATATGTTGAAGAGAAAACAGATGGTTTTTCGCTTGGTGAAGCGCATGTAGCCGAGAAAGCAGCTTTCATAATCTTCTTCTTGTTTGATAGTATGGCCTTGTTTATTTCCATTGCGGTTGTTGTTGTCCAGACCTCTCTGGTTGTGATTGAACCGAGAGCAAAGAAGCTACTCGTGTTTTGGATAAACAGGCTCATGTGGGCAGCTTGTCTCTTCATCTCAGTTTCCTTTATTTCGCTTTCTTATGTGGTGGTCGGATCTAAAGAAAGATGGCTTGCTATCTATGCAACTGCGACTGGTAGCATCATAATGCTCACTACAATTGGCTCCATGTGCTACTGTGTGGTTCGACATAGGCTAGAAGAGTCAAAGATGAGAAGCATAAGAAGTGCTGGAACTCATTCACATTCGTACGCAATGTCTGTGGCATCAGATACAGAGCTTTATGCTGAAAACTACAAGAGGATGTATGCAGTATAG
- the LOC107765490 gene encoding type I inositol polyphosphate 5-phosphatase 13-like isoform X1 codes for MEDKFEDDEKHALEGLSEIPPPRRKAHSYSHQLRTNTGTHHKRHHQIRKHSLDDDYMPNSINNSGLYEDSSDDEGFYPYSTNSNIINSGVVSSSVAAAAGPVVGGSDRQDFHLMSQNFAGLGVIPDCLDDDQQLPLPEFTATGGGVGMFKVPTRAAVHPSRPTCHELRPHPLRESQVGRFLRTIACTETQLWAGQECGVRVWNFSDQYEAGLGINGRAKRGDEDAAPFYESVNTSPAICLTVDSGSKLVWTGHKDGKIRSWRMDQPNSDDSPFKEGLSWQAHRGPVLSMVISSYGDIWSGSEGGIIKVWPWESVEKSLSLSPEEKHMAALLVERSAIDLRSLVTVNGVCNISSSDVKCLLSDHVRAKVWAAGSLSFSLWDARSRELLKVYNVEGQIESRVDISSVQDQSTEDDLNVKFVSKSKKEKSQGSSFLQRSRNAIMGAADAVRRVATKGAFVEDSKKTEAVVLAADGMIWSGCSSGLLVQWDGNGNRLQDFHHHRCAVLCLCAHGSRIWVGYVSGMVQALDLDGNLLAGWVAHNGPVIKMAVGNDYMFSLANHGGIRGWNLTSPGPIDNILRPELAEKEYSYTSQENLRVLVGTWNVGQGRASQEALATWLGSTVSDVGIVVVGLQEVEMGAGFLAMSAAKETVGLEGSSVGQWWQDAIGKALNEGSTFERVGSRQLAALLIAIWVRKSIRTHVGDLDVGAVACGIGRAIGNKGGVGLRLRVFDRIMCFTNCHFAAHLEAVNRRNADFNHIFRTMVFTKSSNLLTNSAAGVSSSAQMLRGANAAQINPDEGKPELAEADLVIFCGDFNYRLFGISYDEARDFVSQRCFDWLREKDQLRAEMKAGKVFQGMREAIIRFPPTYKFERGKPGLGGYDSGEKKRIPAWCDRVLYRDNRATPSTECSLQCPVVASIIQYEACMEVTESDHKPVRCKFNVEIAHVDRSVRRQEFGKVFQCNEKIKSLLQEFRYIPETIVSTSQIVLQNQDTYSLRISSRSREDKLFFQINCGGQSTVKEDEQQSEYRPRGSFGFPRWLEVTPAAGIIKPDQAAEILIRHEEFNKLEDTVDGIPQSWWCEDTRDKEVILLINVTASRSTEARTHKVHVRHSFSANAVRTTSKSSSRRSQGGGSSHHRSALRHVGSGSEMMTDNESFRGPR; via the exons ATGGAGGACAAATTCGAAGACGACGAGAAGCATGCATTAGAGGGTCTAAGCGAAATCCCACCACCAAGAAGAAAAGCACATTCCTACAGCCACCAACTCAGAACAAACACAGGAACGCATCACAAACGCCACCACCAAATCCGCAAACACAGTCTTGACGATGATTACATGCCGAACAGCATTAACAACTCCGGTTTATACGAGGATTCATCCGACGATGAAGGTTTTTATCCTTATTCTACAAATTCCAACATTATAAATAGTGGTGTTGTTAGCAGTAGTGTTGCTGCTGCTGCGGGCCCTGTTGTTGGTGGAAGTGATCGTCAAGATTTTCATTTGATGAGTCAGAATTTTGCTGGGCTTGGTGTGATTCCTGATTGTTTGGATGATGATCAACAACTTCCTTTGCCGGAATTCACTGCAACGGGTGGTGGTGTTGGAATGTTTAAGGTTCCTACTCGTGCTGCTGTACATCCTTCTCGTCCAACTTGCCATGAATTGAGACCTCACCCCCTTAGAGAATCCCAG GTTGGCAGATTTTTAAGGACCATTGCCTGCACAGAGACACAACTATGGGCAGGACAAGAATGTGGTGTAAGAGTATGGAATTTTTCGGATCAATATGAGGCCGGACTTGGAATTAATGGAAGGGCAAAGAGAGGAGATGAGGATGCTGCACCATTTTACGAGTCAGTAAATACATCACCTGCAATATGCTTGACCGTTGATAGCGGGAGTAAGTTGGTCTGGACTGGACATAAGGATGGAAAGATTAGATCCTGGAGGATGGACCAACCTAATTCTGATGATTCTCCTTTTAAGGAAGGACTTTCTTGGCAGGCTCATCGTGGTCCAGTTCTTTCAATGGTCATATCTTCTTATG GTGATATATGGTCTGGATCTGAGGGTGGTATCATAAAGGTATGGCCATGGGAATCTGTTGAAAAATCCCTTTCTTTATCAccagaagaaaaacacatggctGCTTTACTCGTGGAAAGGTCAGCAATTGACCTTAGGAGCCTAGTTACGGTTAATGGTGTATGTAACATCTCATCATCTGATGTAAAGTGTCTGTTATCTGATCATGTAAGGGCAAAAGTGTGGGCAGCTGGTTCTTTATCCTTCTCATTATG GGATGCACGGAGTAGAGAACTCCTTAAAGTGTACAATGTAGAAGGTCAGATTGAGAGCCGGGTTGATATATCATCTGTGCAAGATCAGTCAACGGAAGATGATCTGAATGTTAAGTTTGTCtccaaatcaaaaaaagaaaagtcacaaggaAGTAGCTTTTTGCAGCGGTCACGTAATGCTATAATGGGAGCTGCAGATGCTGTTCGTCGAGTTGCGACAAAGGGGGCATTTGTAGAAGATAGTAAGAAAACAGAGGCTGTTGTGCTTGCAGCTGATGGGATGATTTGGAGTGGATGTTCAAGTGGCTTACTTGTGCAGTGGGATGGGAATGGAAACCGTTTGCAAGATTTTCATCACCACCGTTGTGCAGTTCTGTGCTTATGCGCTCATGGTTCTCGAATCTGGGTTGGCTATGTAAGTGGTATGGTACAGGCGTTGGACCTTGACGGGAATTTGCTAGCTGGTTGGGTTGCACACAATGGGCCTGTAATAAAAATGGCAGTTGGGAATGACTATATGTTTAGCTTGGCAAATCATGGTGGTATTCGTGGATGGAACCTGACGTCTCCAGGACCTATTGACAACATATTACGACCAGAATTAGCCGAGAAAGAATATTCATACACGAGTCAAGAAAATCTCAGGGTTTTGGTTGGCACCTGGAATGTCGGCCAAGGAAGAGCCTCGCAGGAAGCACTTGCAACATGGTTGGGTTCTACAGTTTCAGATGTCGGGATTGTAGTTGTTGGCTTgcaagaagtagaaatgggagcaGGATTTCTTGCTATGTCTGCTGCAAAAGAAACG GTAGGACTGGAAGGAAGTTCTGTTGGACAATGGTGGCAGGATGCTATAGGGAAGGCATTAAACGAAGGATCAACTTTTGAGCGAGTAGGATCAAGACAACTAGCTGCATTGCTTATTGCTATATG GGTTAGAAAATCTATTAGGACTCATGTGGGGGACCTTGATGTTGGAGCAGTTGCATGTGGAATAGGGCGTGCAATTGGTAATAAG GGTGGAGTTGGTCTGAGGTTAAGAGTTTTTGATCGAATAATGTGCTTTACAAACTGTCACTTTGCTGCACATTTAGAAGCAGTCAACCGTCGCAATGCTGATTTTAACCATATATTTAGAACAATGGTTTTCACCAAATCCTCCAACCTTCTAACTAATTCTGCTG CTGGTGTCTCATCTTCTGCTCAGATGCTTCGTGGTGCAAAT GCTGCACAAATTAATCCTGATGAGGGAAAACCCGAACTTGCTGAAGCTGACTTGGTGATATTCTGTGGTGATTTCAATTATCGTCTTTTTGGAATATCTTATGATGAAGCAAGGGATTTTGTATCGCAAAGATGCTTCGATTGGCTTCGAGAAAAAGATCAATTGAGAGCAGAAATGAAAGCTGGAAAGGTTTTCCAAGGGATGCGGGAAGCAATCATCAGATTTCCACCGACGTACAAGTTTGAAAGAGGAAAACCGGGATTAGGAG GATATGATTCTGGGGAGAAGAAACGAATTCCAGCTTGGTGTGACCGAGTACTATATCGAGACAACAGGGCAACTCCATCCACAGAATGCAGTTTACAGTGCCCTGTGGTTGCTTCCATTATACA GTATGAGGCTTGCATGGAAGTGACAGAAAGTGATCATAAACCGGTAAGGTGTAAGTTCAATGTTGAAATAGCCCATGTTGACAGATCAGTAAGGAGACAAGAATTTGGGAAGGTCTTCCAGTGCAATGAAAAAATCAAGTCTTTACTACAAGAATTTCGTTATATTCCTGAAACGATTGTTAGCACGAGCCAGATAGTCCTTCAGAATCAAGACACATACAGCTTAAGAATCAGCAGTAGAAGCAGAGAAGACAAACTTTTCTTCCAGATAAACTGTGGAGGTCAATCCACTGTCAAAGAGGATGAACAACAATCAGAGTATCGTCCCAGAGGTTCCTTTGGTTTCCCCCGGTGGCTTGAG GTCACACCTGCTGCTGGCATCATCAAACCGGATCAAGCTGCTGAAATCTTGATACGTCATGAAGAGTTCAACAAATTAGAAGACACTGTTGATGGAATTCCACAAAGCTGGTGGTGTGAGGACACCAGAGATAAGGAGGTGATTTTGCTGATAAATGTGACAGCCAGTCGCTCGACAGAGGCAAGAACGCATAAAGTGCATGTTCGCCACAGCTTCTCAGCTAATGCAGTTCGCACGACTTCAAAAAGCAGTTCGAGAAGAAGTCAAGGTGGTGGTAGCTCCCACCACAGATCTGCACTTAGACATGTAGGAAGTGGCTCTGAAATGATGACTGACAATGAAAGCTTTCGGGGTCCTAGATAG
- the LOC107765490 gene encoding type I inositol polyphosphate 5-phosphatase 12-like isoform X2, protein MDQPNSDDSPFKEGLSWQAHRGPVLSMVISSYGDIWSGSEGGIIKVWPWESVEKSLSLSPEEKHMAALLVERSAIDLRSLVTVNGVCNISSSDVKCLLSDHVRAKVWAAGSLSFSLWDARSRELLKVYNVEGQIESRVDISSVQDQSTEDDLNVKFVSKSKKEKSQGSSFLQRSRNAIMGAADAVRRVATKGAFVEDSKKTEAVVLAADGMIWSGCSSGLLVQWDGNGNRLQDFHHHRCAVLCLCAHGSRIWVGYVSGMVQALDLDGNLLAGWVAHNGPVIKMAVGNDYMFSLANHGGIRGWNLTSPGPIDNILRPELAEKEYSYTSQENLRVLVGTWNVGQGRASQEALATWLGSTVSDVGIVVVGLQEVEMGAGFLAMSAAKETVGLEGSSVGQWWQDAIGKALNEGSTFERVGSRQLAALLIAIWVRKSIRTHVGDLDVGAVACGIGRAIGNKGGVGLRLRVFDRIMCFTNCHFAAHLEAVNRRNADFNHIFRTMVFTKSSNLLTNSAAGVSSSAQMLRGANAAQINPDEGKPELAEADLVIFCGDFNYRLFGISYDEARDFVSQRCFDWLREKDQLRAEMKAGKVFQGMREAIIRFPPTYKFERGKPGLGGYDSGEKKRIPAWCDRVLYRDNRATPSTECSLQCPVVASIIQYEACMEVTESDHKPVRCKFNVEIAHVDRSVRRQEFGKVFQCNEKIKSLLQEFRYIPETIVSTSQIVLQNQDTYSLRISSRSREDKLFFQINCGGQSTVKEDEQQSEYRPRGSFGFPRWLEVTPAAGIIKPDQAAEILIRHEEFNKLEDTVDGIPQSWWCEDTRDKEVILLINVTASRSTEARTHKVHVRHSFSANAVRTTSKSSSRRSQGGGSSHHRSALRHVGSGSEMMTDNESFRGPR, encoded by the exons ATGGACCAACCTAATTCTGATGATTCTCCTTTTAAGGAAGGACTTTCTTGGCAGGCTCATCGTGGTCCAGTTCTTTCAATGGTCATATCTTCTTATG GTGATATATGGTCTGGATCTGAGGGTGGTATCATAAAGGTATGGCCATGGGAATCTGTTGAAAAATCCCTTTCTTTATCAccagaagaaaaacacatggctGCTTTACTCGTGGAAAGGTCAGCAATTGACCTTAGGAGCCTAGTTACGGTTAATGGTGTATGTAACATCTCATCATCTGATGTAAAGTGTCTGTTATCTGATCATGTAAGGGCAAAAGTGTGGGCAGCTGGTTCTTTATCCTTCTCATTATG GGATGCACGGAGTAGAGAACTCCTTAAAGTGTACAATGTAGAAGGTCAGATTGAGAGCCGGGTTGATATATCATCTGTGCAAGATCAGTCAACGGAAGATGATCTGAATGTTAAGTTTGTCtccaaatcaaaaaaagaaaagtcacaaggaAGTAGCTTTTTGCAGCGGTCACGTAATGCTATAATGGGAGCTGCAGATGCTGTTCGTCGAGTTGCGACAAAGGGGGCATTTGTAGAAGATAGTAAGAAAACAGAGGCTGTTGTGCTTGCAGCTGATGGGATGATTTGGAGTGGATGTTCAAGTGGCTTACTTGTGCAGTGGGATGGGAATGGAAACCGTTTGCAAGATTTTCATCACCACCGTTGTGCAGTTCTGTGCTTATGCGCTCATGGTTCTCGAATCTGGGTTGGCTATGTAAGTGGTATGGTACAGGCGTTGGACCTTGACGGGAATTTGCTAGCTGGTTGGGTTGCACACAATGGGCCTGTAATAAAAATGGCAGTTGGGAATGACTATATGTTTAGCTTGGCAAATCATGGTGGTATTCGTGGATGGAACCTGACGTCTCCAGGACCTATTGACAACATATTACGACCAGAATTAGCCGAGAAAGAATATTCATACACGAGTCAAGAAAATCTCAGGGTTTTGGTTGGCACCTGGAATGTCGGCCAAGGAAGAGCCTCGCAGGAAGCACTTGCAACATGGTTGGGTTCTACAGTTTCAGATGTCGGGATTGTAGTTGTTGGCTTgcaagaagtagaaatgggagcaGGATTTCTTGCTATGTCTGCTGCAAAAGAAACG GTAGGACTGGAAGGAAGTTCTGTTGGACAATGGTGGCAGGATGCTATAGGGAAGGCATTAAACGAAGGATCAACTTTTGAGCGAGTAGGATCAAGACAACTAGCTGCATTGCTTATTGCTATATG GGTTAGAAAATCTATTAGGACTCATGTGGGGGACCTTGATGTTGGAGCAGTTGCATGTGGAATAGGGCGTGCAATTGGTAATAAG GGTGGAGTTGGTCTGAGGTTAAGAGTTTTTGATCGAATAATGTGCTTTACAAACTGTCACTTTGCTGCACATTTAGAAGCAGTCAACCGTCGCAATGCTGATTTTAACCATATATTTAGAACAATGGTTTTCACCAAATCCTCCAACCTTCTAACTAATTCTGCTG CTGGTGTCTCATCTTCTGCTCAGATGCTTCGTGGTGCAAAT GCTGCACAAATTAATCCTGATGAGGGAAAACCCGAACTTGCTGAAGCTGACTTGGTGATATTCTGTGGTGATTTCAATTATCGTCTTTTTGGAATATCTTATGATGAAGCAAGGGATTTTGTATCGCAAAGATGCTTCGATTGGCTTCGAGAAAAAGATCAATTGAGAGCAGAAATGAAAGCTGGAAAGGTTTTCCAAGGGATGCGGGAAGCAATCATCAGATTTCCACCGACGTACAAGTTTGAAAGAGGAAAACCGGGATTAGGAG GATATGATTCTGGGGAGAAGAAACGAATTCCAGCTTGGTGTGACCGAGTACTATATCGAGACAACAGGGCAACTCCATCCACAGAATGCAGTTTACAGTGCCCTGTGGTTGCTTCCATTATACA GTATGAGGCTTGCATGGAAGTGACAGAAAGTGATCATAAACCGGTAAGGTGTAAGTTCAATGTTGAAATAGCCCATGTTGACAGATCAGTAAGGAGACAAGAATTTGGGAAGGTCTTCCAGTGCAATGAAAAAATCAAGTCTTTACTACAAGAATTTCGTTATATTCCTGAAACGATTGTTAGCACGAGCCAGATAGTCCTTCAGAATCAAGACACATACAGCTTAAGAATCAGCAGTAGAAGCAGAGAAGACAAACTTTTCTTCCAGATAAACTGTGGAGGTCAATCCACTGTCAAAGAGGATGAACAACAATCAGAGTATCGTCCCAGAGGTTCCTTTGGTTTCCCCCGGTGGCTTGAG GTCACACCTGCTGCTGGCATCATCAAACCGGATCAAGCTGCTGAAATCTTGATACGTCATGAAGAGTTCAACAAATTAGAAGACACTGTTGATGGAATTCCACAAAGCTGGTGGTGTGAGGACACCAGAGATAAGGAGGTGATTTTGCTGATAAATGTGACAGCCAGTCGCTCGACAGAGGCAAGAACGCATAAAGTGCATGTTCGCCACAGCTTCTCAGCTAATGCAGTTCGCACGACTTCAAAAAGCAGTTCGAGAAGAAGTCAAGGTGGTGGTAGCTCCCACCACAGATCTGCACTTAGACATGTAGGAAGTGGCTCTGAAATGATGACTGACAATGAAAGCTTTCGGGGTCCTAGATAG
- the LOC107765492 gene encoding ankyrin repeat-containing protein At5g02620-like isoform X1, translating to MEKQQSFRNGVIENQKSIRIVMDRQVSFDVEKKRDKESPGKRGDSPFHLAARVGNLGKVKELIEKFDGKGIKSLLSLQNQQGETALYVAAENGHTLVVAEMLKHLDLQIASLVANNGYDAFQVAAKQGHLEVLKELLHLFPNLIMATDSSNSTALHTAAAQGHTDVVNMLLEIDSNLAKIARNNGKTVLHTAARMGRLEIVKSLLSKDPEIGLRTDSKGQSALHMAVKGQNVDIVHELIKPNPAVLALEDNKGNRALHIATKKGRAQMVQCLISSECIDLNATNKAGETALDIAEKFGMPELVSILKVAGATHSKDHGKPPSNAKQLKQTVSDIRHDVQSQLQQSRQTGFKVRKIAKKVKKLHISGLNNAINNATVVAVLIATVAFAAIFTVPGQYVEEKTDGFSLGEAHVAEKAAFIIFFLFDSMALFISIAVVVVQTSLVVIEPRAKKLLVFWINRLMWAACLFISVSFISLSYVVVGSKERWLAIYATATGSIIMLTTIGSMCYCVVRHRLEESKMRSIRSAGTHSHSYAMSVASDTELYAENYKRMYAV from the exons ATGGAAAAACAACAGAGTTTTCGAAACGGGGTGATAGAAAATCAGAAAAGTATTAGGATAGTAATGGATAGGCAAGTTAGTTTTGATGTTGAGAAGAAAAGGGATAAAGAATCACCAGGGAAACGAGGGGATTCGCCTTTTCATCTTGCAGCTAGAGTAGGGAATTTAGGAAAAGTGAAAGAACTTATTGAGAAATTTGATGGAAAAGGCATCAAAAGTTTGCTATCTTTGCAAAACCAACAGGGTGAGACTGCATTATATGTTGCTGCTGAAAATGGCCACACTTTAGTTGTTGCTGAGATGTTGAAACATTTGGACCTTCAAATTGCTTCTCTTGTTGCAAATAATGGCTATGATGCTTTCCAAGTTGCAGCAAAGCAAGGTCATCTTG AGGTACTGAAGGAACTATTGCATTTATTTCCAAACCTGATTATGGCGACAGATTCATCCAATTCTACAGCCTTACATACAGCAGCTGCTCAGGGACACACTGATGTCGTAAATATGCTTCTGGAGATTGATTCGAACCTTGCTAAGATAGCTCGGAACAATGGAAAGACTGTGCTGCATACAGCAGCAAGAATGGGCCGCTTGGAAATAGTTAAATCGCTTCTGAGCAAAGATCCTGAGATTGGCCTTAGAACAGATAGTAAAGGCCAAAGTGCCCTGCACATGGCTGTAAAGGGACAAAATGTTGACATTGTGCACGAATTAATCAAACCAAATCCTGCAGTATTGGCTTTGGAAGATAACAAAGGAAACAGAGCTCTTCATATTGCAACAAAAAAGGGACGGGCACAG ATGGTACAGTGTCTGATATCAAGTGAATGCATCGATCTGAATGCCACTAATAAAGCTGGAGAAACGGCTCTTGATATTGCAGAAAAGTTTGGAATGCCAGAGCTTGTTTCCATTTTGAAGGTGGCCGGAGCTACCCATTCCAAAGATCACGGAAAGCCTCCAAGTAACGCTAAGCAACTCAAGCAGACTGTCAGTGATATAAGACATGATGTGCAGTCCCAACTCCAACAAAGTCGACAGACAGGCTTCAAAGTACGGAAAATTGCAAAGAAGGTGAAGAAGCTCCATATTAGTGGTCTCAACAATGCCATCAACAATGCTACAGTGGTCGCTGTCCTTATTGCTACCGTAGCTTTTGCTGCCATCTTCACCGTGCCTGGTCAATATGTTGAAGAGAAAACAGATGGTTTTTCGCTTGGTGAAGCGCATGTAGCCGAGAAAGCAGCTTTCATAATCTTCTTCTTGTTTGATAGTATGGCCTTGTTTATTTCCATTGCGGTTGTTGTTGTCCAGACCTCTCTGGTTGTGATTGAACCGAGAGCAAAGAAGCTACTCGTGTTTTGGATAAACAGGCTCATGTGGGCAGCTTGTCTCTTCATCTCAGTTTCCTTTATTTCGCTTTCTTATGTGGTGGTCGGATCTAAAGAAAGATGGCTTGCTATCTATGCAACTGCGACTGGTAGCATCATAATGCTCACTACAATTGGCTCCATGTGCTACTGTGTGGTTCGACATAGGCTAGAAGAGTCAAAGATGAGAAGCATAAGAAGTGCTGGAACTCATTCACATTCGTACGCAATGTCTGTGGCATCAGATACAGAGCTTTATGCTGAAAACTACAAGAGGATGTATGCAGTATAG